The Sphingomonas sanxanigenens DSM 19645 = NX02 genome includes a region encoding these proteins:
- a CDS encoding homoserine dehydrogenase translates to MADRLRVALAGLGTVGGGVVRLLEANEGLITRRAGMPIEIVAVSARDRSRDRGIDLSRFDWVDDTAGLASRDDVDVVVELIGGSDGPALTLARNTLAAGKAFVTANKAMIAHHGLELARQAEDKSVALKYEAAVAGGIPVIKGLREGAAANEIGQVYGILNGTCNYILTTMEERGSDFADVLAEAQALGYAEADPSFDIDGVDAAHKLAILSSLAFGTRLDFDGIAVSGIRHVIAADIAEAQALGFRIRLIGLAESDAGGLFQRVHPCLVPTSHPLAHVAGSLNAVVAEGNFVGRLFFQGRGAGDGPTASAVVADLIDIARGEYGPAFAMPVDALAEPPVASSAVRRGRAYLRFTVVDKPGVLAEIAAAMRDSGVSIESLIQRGTAPDGSAIIAIVTHAGPERAVTDALERLRGSASLTGEPMLMHILDL, encoded by the coding sequence ATGGCAGACAGATTGCGTGTTGCGCTGGCGGGACTGGGGACGGTCGGCGGCGGTGTCGTCCGGTTGCTCGAGGCCAATGAAGGGCTGATTACCCGTCGGGCAGGCATGCCGATCGAGATCGTCGCGGTTTCCGCGCGTGACCGCAGCCGCGATCGCGGCATCGATCTGTCGCGTTTCGACTGGGTCGACGACACCGCCGGGCTGGCGTCGCGCGACGATGTCGACGTCGTCGTCGAACTGATCGGCGGGTCGGACGGCCCGGCGCTCACACTGGCGCGCAACACGCTCGCGGCGGGCAAGGCGTTCGTCACCGCCAACAAGGCGATGATCGCGCATCACGGGCTGGAACTTGCGCGGCAGGCCGAGGACAAGAGCGTCGCCTTGAAATATGAGGCGGCGGTCGCCGGCGGCATCCCGGTGATCAAGGGGTTGCGCGAAGGTGCGGCGGCCAATGAGATCGGGCAGGTCTATGGCATCCTCAACGGCACCTGCAACTATATCCTGACGACGATGGAAGAGCGCGGCAGCGACTTCGCCGACGTGCTCGCCGAGGCGCAGGCGCTGGGCTATGCCGAGGCCGATCCCAGCTTCGACATCGACGGCGTCGATGCCGCGCACAAGCTGGCGATCCTTTCCAGCCTGGCGTTCGGCACGCGGCTCGATTTCGACGGCATCGCGGTTTCGGGCATCCGTCACGTGATCGCAGCGGACATCGCCGAGGCGCAGGCGCTCGGCTTCCGCATCCGCCTCATCGGCCTTGCCGAATCGGATGCCGGCGGCCTGTTCCAGCGCGTCCATCCCTGTCTGGTGCCGACCAGCCATCCGCTGGCGCATGTCGCGGGCTCGCTCAACGCGGTCGTCGCCGAAGGCAATTTCGTGGGCCGGCTGTTCTTCCAGGGCCGTGGCGCGGGCGACGGTCCGACCGCCTCGGCGGTGGTCGCGGATCTCATCGACATCGCCCGCGGCGAATATGGCCCCGCCTTCGCGATGCCGGTCGATGCGCTCGCCGAACCGCCGGTCGCCTCCAGCGCCGTACGTCGCGGCCGCGCCTATCTGCGCTTCACCGTCGTCGACAAGCCGGGCGTGCTCGCCGAGATCGCCGCTGCGATGCGCGATTCGGGCGTGTCGATCGAAAGCCTCATCCAGCGCGGTACCGCGCCCGATGGCTCCGCGATCATCGCGATCGTCACCCATGCCGGCCCAGAGCGCGCGGTGACGGATGCGCTGGAACGGCTGCGGGGGTCGGCCAGCCTGACGGGTGAGCCGATGCTGATGCACATTCTCGATCTCTGA
- the glpX gene encoding class II fructose-bisphosphatase, producing the protein MVKASQVLDRVLVLEMVRVTEAAAIAASTMIGRGDEKAADAAAVEAMRAALNELPMDGTVVIGEGERDEAPMLYIGEKVGSKQGKGPKIDIALDPLEGTTITAKAGPNALAVLAIAEEGNLLNAPDVYMDKLAVGPGYPEGVIDLNKTPTENVNAVAAAKGVEPRDIIVCVLDRPRHEKLVAELRNIGCGIMLIPDGDVAGVIATTDPDTTIDLYMGSGGAPEGVLACAALSCVGGQFQGRLLFRNDDERKRAAKWGIKDLDKVYKLDELVKGDAIFAATGVTDGSLLEGVKRRKGCMTTDTVVMRASSGTVRWVKGEHRKFK; encoded by the coding sequence ATGGTGAAAGCAAGCCAGGTTCTCGATCGCGTTCTGGTGCTTGAAATGGTGCGCGTCACCGAAGCCGCGGCGATCGCCGCCTCGACGATGATCGGCCGGGGTGACGAGAAGGCGGCCGATGCCGCTGCCGTGGAGGCGATGCGCGCCGCGCTCAATGAACTGCCGATGGATGGCACCGTCGTCATCGGCGAGGGTGAGCGCGATGAGGCGCCGATGCTCTATATCGGCGAGAAGGTCGGCTCGAAGCAGGGCAAGGGCCCCAAGATCGATATCGCGCTCGATCCGCTGGAAGGCACCACGATCACCGCCAAGGCCGGCCCGAACGCGCTTGCGGTGCTGGCGATCGCGGAAGAGGGCAACCTCCTCAACGCACCCGACGTCTATATGGACAAGCTCGCGGTCGGCCCCGGCTATCCCGAGGGCGTGATCGATCTCAACAAGACGCCGACCGAGAATGTCAACGCGGTTGCCGCCGCCAAGGGCGTCGAGCCCAGGGACATCATCGTTTGCGTGCTCGATCGCCCGCGTCACGAAAAGCTCGTCGCCGAACTGCGCAACATCGGCTGCGGCATCATGCTGATCCCGGACGGCGACGTCGCCGGCGTGATCGCCACCACCGATCCCGACACCACCATCGATCTCTATATGGGTTCGGGCGGTGCCCCAGAGGGCGTGCTTGCCTGCGCGGCGCTGAGCTGCGTCGGCGGTCAATTCCAGGGCCGGCTGCTGTTCCGCAACGATGATGAGCGCAAGCGCGCCGCCAAGTGGGGCATCAAGGATCTCGACAAGGTCTACAAGCTGGACGAGCTGGTAAAGGGCGACGCGATCTTTGCGGCAACCGGCGTCACCGACGGTTCGCTGCTCGAAGGCGTCAAGCGTCGCAAGGGCTGCATGACCACCGACACGGTGGTCATGCGCGCAAGCTCCGGCACCGTCCGCTGGGTCAAGGGCGAGCACCGCAAGTTCAAGTGA